The Poseidonibacter lekithochrous region GGTTTTTTACTTCATTTTTTGTATCTTCTTTTAGTAAGTTTTCCATAACACTTGGAATTGCTAAATTTGCAATATATAAATCTAGAAAAACTTCATTTTTATCTTCTTCTAGTATTAGCTCTTCATATTCTGTATTTTTAAATAACTCTTCAACTTGAGCTTTAGTGATTTTTATATTTGTAATAAGCCCTTTATTTAGAAGTTGTGTAAAAGTGGATTTTTCAAATAAGTCTTTTCTTGCATTTCGTATCTGTTTTGGAGCAACTCCTGAGAGTTTTTCACTAGCAACTTTTATTGAGGAAGCCAAAATACTATCATTTGCAATTTTTACGGAAGCAGTAGCTTTACTAACCCCATCTAAATATACAGTATTACTTGTTCCTGTCTCTTTCCCTACCTTTATACTGGAAGATAGATTCTTGCCTTTGTATTGATCTAAAAACTCCACAAAAGGTATAACCCCAAGTCCTGATACAAATACAGGTTCATCTTGTTCTAGTACTTTTACATCTAAGAAGTTACCTTCTAAATCTATTGATACTAACATATTTAGTTTTCCACCTGAGAAACCAAGTACGGGAGCTAGATTATATGTTTCATATATATAAGCATAAAGTTTTTTTTCTTTATCTAGAACTGGCCAAATAGGTAGTTTTGAGTCTTGCTCACCTAGATGCATGTCTTTTTCTATAAAGCTTTTTATATCGTCTTTATTTAATGATGCGAATAGATTGGAAGAAATAAAAACAGTAAATAAAAATATAACAAATAATCTAATCATTTAAAGCCTTTTTATAATATTAAACAAGTATATATTAGTTTTATAGCGCAGATTTAGCGATAAATTTGAATTAGAAAAAAAGTGGAAAGTAAAATTCTTGTAATTACGTATTTTTTAGATAAAATATCTTAAATAGGTTAAAAAAAGTAAAAATATGTTTACTTTTTCTACACTAGGAAAATAAATATGTCTAATTAAGACAAAAATTATCCTATTTCAATTATAATACAAAAAATTAATAAAATTTTATAAAGGAATTTTTCTATGGCTAATATAGAAGATATTAAAAAAGAACTAGAAAATGTTAAATATCCTGGTTTCCAAAAATCAATTGTTGAGTTTGGATTCGTAAAAGATATTCAATTAGACGGTAAACTAGCTTCAATCGCATTAGATATTACTTCAAGTGCTCAAGAAGTAGAAGACCAATTAAGAAAAGATATTCATGCCTGTATAAACGCTATTGGCTTAGAAGTTAGACTTGGGTTTAATAAACCACAAGCTCCAACACAAAACTCTAACTCTACTAGCGGTAAAAACATTGCACCACAAATTAAAAAAATTGTAATGGTTAGTTCAGGAAAAGGTGGAGTTGGTAAATCAACAACAACTGTAAACTTAGCAGTAGCAGCAGCTATGCAAGGTAAAAAAGTTGGTGTTTTAGATGCTGATATCTACGGTCCAAATATTCCTCGAATGATGGGTGTAAATGGTCAAGAAGTTGAAGTAATTGGTGATAAAGCTAAACCATTAATGGCTTACGGTGTTGCTGTAATGTCAATGGGTGTTTTAATGGATGAAGGTCAAGCTGTAATCTGGAGAGGTTCTATGGTTATGAAGGCTATCCAACAATTATTAAGAGATATTCTATGGGAAGAATTAGATATCTTATTTATTGATATGCCTCCAGGTACTGGTGATGCTCAATTAACACTTGCACAAAGTGTTCCAGTTGCAGCTGGTATCAATGTAACAACTCCACAACATGTAGCATTAGATGATTCTAGAAGATCATTAGATATGTTCCAAAAATTACATATTCCAGTAGCTGGTATTGTTGAAAATATGAGTGGATTTATTTGTCCATCTTGTGAAACAGAATCAGATATCTTTGGAATGGGTACTTGTGAAGACTTAGCTGATCAATATAATACTCAAGTATTAGGTAACTTACCAATTGAACCTTCAATTAGAGTAGGTGGAGATTCTGGTAAACCAATCACTTACTTTAATCCTGAATCTGTATCTGCAAAAAGATATATGGAAGCAGCTGCTAAAGTAATTGCATTTGTAGAAGAAGTTGCTGATGATAGAACAAATGAATCTATTCAACCAACAACACCTCCTGGTGTATCTGCTTGTTCAACATCAGCAGCTCCAGCTCCTAAAGCTGAGGCTAGTTCAGGATGTTGTAGCTCAACTACTTCTGAGGCACCTAAACAAGGTGGCGGATGTGGTTGTAATTAATAGGCTATAGGATATAGCACAAATATAAATTAATTATATAAACACTAAAATCAAAAAGGGAAGGTATTAAATTACCTTCCCTTTTTTTATGTTTGTCGTTTTTTTACAATTTAATTTTTTTTGTATTTTATATACTTCTTTTAAATAAGGAGATTTTATGAGCAAAACATTAGTTATATTAGCCCATGATGATATGGATAATTCTGTATTAAATAGTAGGTTTAAAAAAGAGTTAGAGAATGAAGAAAATATTATATATAAAGATTTAAATAGTATTTACCCAACATATGAAATTGATGTACAAAAAGAACAAGATGAACTAGCATCTGTTTCAAAAGTAGTATTCCAATTCCCAATGTATTGGTATAGTTTACCCTCAGCACTTAAAAACTGGATTGACAAGGTGTTTTCTTACGGCTTTTCATATATTGTAGATGATAAAGGTGAATTTGTTCCCCTAGCTTTAAAAGATAAAGAATTTCAAGTAATTGCAACTATGGGGGCAAGAGAAGAGTCTTTTATAGGTGAGGGAAGACTAAGTGTAAAAGAGTGTTTAAACTCTTGTTTTTATACAACAAAGATGTTAGGAATGAAAG contains the following coding sequences:
- a CDS encoding Mrp/NBP35 family ATP-binding protein, giving the protein MANIEDIKKELENVKYPGFQKSIVEFGFVKDIQLDGKLASIALDITSSAQEVEDQLRKDIHACINAIGLEVRLGFNKPQAPTQNSNSTSGKNIAPQIKKIVMVSSGKGGVGKSTTTVNLAVAAAMQGKKVGVLDADIYGPNIPRMMGVNGQEVEVIGDKAKPLMAYGVAVMSMGVLMDEGQAVIWRGSMVMKAIQQLLRDILWEELDILFIDMPPGTGDAQLTLAQSVPVAAGINVTTPQHVALDDSRRSLDMFQKLHIPVAGIVENMSGFICPSCETESDIFGMGTCEDLADQYNTQVLGNLPIEPSIRVGGDSGKPITYFNPESVSAKRYMEAAAKVIAFVEEVADDRTNESIQPTTPPGVSACSTSAAPAPKAEASSGCCSSTTSEAPKQGGGCGCN
- a CDS encoding NAD(P)H-dependent oxidoreductase; protein product: MSKTLVILAHDDMDNSVLNSRFKKELENEENIIYKDLNSIYPTYEIDVQKEQDELASVSKVVFQFPMYWYSLPSALKNWIDKVFSYGFSYIVDDKGEFVPLALKDKEFQVIATMGAREESFIGEGRLSVKECLNSCFYTTKMLGMKELDPMFFYGAAYGKISEETLDEYSNIIKKELLG